The following are encoded in a window of Castanea sativa cultivar Marrone di Chiusa Pesio chromosome 5, ASM4071231v1 genomic DNA:
- the LOC142634629 gene encoding putative disease resistance protein At1g50180, whose translation MLWKDIEWINAGFSGLYQGKDTYGFKFIRRQQQSLQSQNNTEPIDDTISAVNKIQRHLNQEQDILIDVYLEVKALLNQLKDLCKLFEDPKATEGVNYSRMACLENMRCISLDAEDSITIYINSAKGRENHLDNTGHGSKLRMEIKRIKHTINLLNRRMQGIGKTTLAKIVYNHKAIVNHFPFRAWVSVPQESNDVNTLVEDVGNRVLKIGELQEEPDGKDFWINKMNKFLKEKKFLLVLDNILTKEAWDTLKEAFPKTTNGKALKEVVERCGGLPQAIEYLVDKISGKDVTALDLRWVPINEHFQNGWSKTLENEDLSEGLKKCFSYFRLFPSNFEIPTRRLIALWVAQGVVKQSDVEKETQEDVAEKYLSELIGLNMIQVVQKKINGKVKTCRLPNALLELCLSKCEGTKPGEDIENFLRKAISSGCFKVLKVLDLERLFRPQLPNAIGNLIELKYLGLRWTYLEMIPSSIELRHLYLNQIYRSKFVHQPSSSSSKNLQTLWGVFVGEDGHLKDGLEKWTNLRKLGLALQLPLQQQRALAKCVVKLNNLECLSLRSIDEMSKPQVLYMESLSGMENLTSLYLFGKLEIPSIISEFPQSLSDLTLSASGLKNDPMPALNKLPNLKSLCLYSGSYERREMVCSRGRFTKLLVLKLWKLEMLEELQVEEGAMQNLRELDIRSCKELKFPTGLKHLKNLRELNSWGMPEEFTTRIEEIRGKFGMPLPISNHY comes from the exons ATGCTCTGGAAGGACATTGAGTGGATCAATGCTGGCTTTTCTGGCCTTTACCAAGGAAAGGATACATACGGTTTCAAATTTATCAGAAGACAACAGCAGAGTCTCCAATCTCAGAATAACACTGAACCCATAGATGACACGATATCTGCTGTAAACAAGATCCAACGTCATCTTAATCAGGAACAAGATATACTCATAGACGTATATCTTGAAGTCAAGGCACTATTGAACCAGTTGAAGGACTTATGTAAACTTTTTGAAGATCCAAAAGCAACTGAAGGTGTAAATTATTCAAGAATGGCTTGCTTGGAAAATATGAGATGCATCTCTCTTGATGCAGAGGATTccataactatatatataaattcagcCAAAGGCAGGGAGAATCATCTAGACAACACAGGACATGGGTCAAAACTCCGCATGGAAATCAAGCGAATCAAACATACTATCAATCTTCTGAATAGAA GGATGCAGGGCATAGGTAAGACAACTCTCGCAAAAATTGTGTATAACCATAAAGCCATTGTCAATCATTTCCCTTTCCGTGCTTGGGTATCGGTACCTCAAGAGTCCAATGACGTCAACACACTTGTAGAAGATGTGGGAAACCGGGTCCTAAAGATTGGTGAATTACAGGAGGAACCGGATGGAAAGGATTTCTGGATCAATAAAATGAACAAGttcttgaaggaaaaaaagttCCTTCTTGTTCTGGACAACATCTTGACGAAGGAAGCCTGGGATACTCTAAAAGAAGCATTCCCGAAAACCACAAATGGAA AAGCACTAAAGGAAGTTGTGGAAAGATGTGGGGGCTTACCCCAAGCCATTGAATATCTTGTGGATAAAATTTCAGGAAAAGATGTGACTGCTCTAGATTTGCGATGGGTGCCTATCAATGAACATTTCCAAAACGGATGGTCCAAAACCTTGGAGAATGAAGATTTGAGTGAAGGTTTGAAGAAATGTTTTTCTTACTTCAGACTCTTTCCCAGCAACTTTGAAATTCCGACAAGGAGACTAATTGCTTTGTGGGTTGCACAAGGGGTGGTGAAACAAAGTGATGTTGAGAAAGAAACTCAAGAAGATGTTGCAGAGAAGTATTTATCTGAATTGATTGGCCTGAACATGATTCAAGTAGTACAAAAAAAGATTAATGGGAAAGTTAAGACATGTCGCTTACCAAATGCTTTGCTAGAGCTCTGCCTGTCCAAATGT GAGGGAACTAAGCCTGGAGAAGACATTGAGAACTTCCTTCGCAAGGCTATTTCAAGTGGATGCTTCAAAGTTTTAAAGGTTCTTGATCTTGAACGTCTATTCAGACCACAACTACCCAATGCCATAGGAAACTTGATTGAGCTGAAGTATCTTGGCTTAAGGTGGACTTACCTCGAGATGATCCCATCATCCATAG AACTTCGGCACCTATATTTGAACCAGATTTATCGAAGTAAATTCGTGCATCAACCAAGTTCCAGTTCCTCGAAGAACTTGCAAACATTATGGGGTGTTTTCGTGGGTGAGGACGGTCATCTGAAGGATGGGCTGGAGAAGTGGACAAACCTTCGGAAATTGGGACTGGCACTTCAATTACCATTACAACAGCAAAGGGCATTGGCAAAGTGTGTAGTGAAACTGAACAACCTtgaatgtttgagtttgagatcGATTGATGAAATGAGCAAACCTCAGGTTCTATACATGGAGTCTTTGTCAGGTATGGAAAATCTCACCAGCCTCTATCTATTTGGAAAGCTAGAGATTCCATCCATCATATCTGAGTTTCCACAAAGTCTCTCAGACCTTACCTTGTCTGCCTCTGGGCTTAAGAATGACCCGATGCCAGCTTTAAATAAACTCCCCAATCTCAAATCACTCTGTCTCTACTCTGGTTCTTATGAAAGAAGAGAGATGGTCTGCTCCAGAGGGAGATTTACCAAGCTTCTAGTTCTGAAACTTTGGAAACTAGAGATGCTAGAAGAGCTGCAGGTGGAGGAAGGAGCAATGCAAAATTTGAGGGAGTTGGATATCAGGTCTTGCAAGGAGTTGAAGTTTCCCACTGGATTAAAGCACCTAAAGAATTTACGTGAATTGAATTCATGGGGTATGCCAGAGGAATTCACAACAAGAATCGAGGAAATAAGGGGCAAATTTGGGATGCCATTGCCCATTTCCAACCATTACTGA